In Prescottella soli, a genomic segment contains:
- a CDS encoding prolyl oligopeptidase family serine peptidase yields MTHTSPSPTPADDPNLWLEDVTGDEALTWVREHNDKTVAEFAGTGDFEQLEANVRAILDTDARIPYSRRRGKYLYNFWRDAQHVRGLWRRTTMDEYRSDTTEWEILVDVDELAEREGENWVWSGAQVLRPEQDLALISLSRGGADAVVVREFDLTTLSFDDGATSFRVEEAKTDIGWIDSESIYIGTDFGDDTLTDSGYPRLAKRWRRGTPLTEAVTVFEGEQTDVAISAWHDNTPGFERSFVERAVDFYTSQRFQLLGDDSLVRIDTPEDARISVYKEWLLVRPRSPWTVGDTTYPAGALLAARYDDYLAGSRELITLFLPDEHTSLEQYSWTRNHLLMVTLSDVQSHVYVATPGENGWETRPLEGLPELTSTEIIDTDPRESDDFFLNSSGYLTPATLFSGTVGGPLEGLKSAPAFFDTTGLAVAQHFAESVDGTRVPYFVVRREGVPAGPTLLYGYGGFENSLTPGYSGINGTAWLQRGGTYVVANIRGGGEYGPQWHTQAVREGRHKVHEDFAAVARDLVARGITTPAQLGAQGGSNGGLLMGIMLTKYPDLFGAIVCQVPLLDMKRYHLLLAGASWMAEYGDPDNPDDWAFISEYSPYQNTDAEAAYPPILIATSTRDDRVHPGHARKMTARLEQEGHTVHYYENIEGGHGGAADNAQAAFKSALTYTFLWDQLAR; encoded by the coding sequence ATGACGCACACCTCCCCCTCCCCCACGCCGGCCGACGACCCGAACCTGTGGCTCGAGGACGTCACCGGCGACGAGGCGCTCACCTGGGTCCGCGAGCACAACGACAAGACGGTCGCGGAGTTCGCCGGAACCGGCGACTTCGAACAACTCGAGGCGAACGTGCGCGCGATCCTCGATACCGACGCACGCATCCCCTACTCGCGGCGACGCGGGAAGTACCTCTACAACTTTTGGCGCGACGCCCAGCACGTCCGCGGCCTGTGGCGCCGCACCACGATGGACGAATACCGTAGCGACACAACGGAATGGGAGATCCTCGTCGACGTCGACGAGCTCGCCGAGCGGGAGGGCGAGAACTGGGTGTGGTCGGGCGCGCAGGTACTGCGCCCCGAGCAGGACCTCGCACTCATCAGCCTCTCCCGGGGCGGCGCGGACGCCGTGGTCGTCCGCGAGTTCGACCTCACCACCCTCAGCTTCGACGACGGCGCCACCAGCTTCCGCGTCGAGGAGGCCAAGACCGACATCGGGTGGATCGACTCCGAAAGCATCTACATCGGAACGGATTTCGGCGACGACACCCTCACCGACTCCGGCTACCCGCGCCTGGCGAAGCGGTGGCGTCGCGGCACCCCGCTGACCGAGGCGGTCACCGTGTTCGAGGGCGAGCAGACCGATGTCGCGATCTCCGCCTGGCACGACAACACCCCGGGCTTCGAGCGCAGCTTCGTCGAACGCGCCGTCGACTTCTACACCTCGCAGCGCTTCCAGCTGCTGGGCGACGACAGCCTCGTCCGCATCGACACCCCCGAGGACGCGCGGATCTCCGTGTACAAGGAGTGGCTGCTGGTCCGCCCGCGCTCGCCGTGGACCGTCGGCGACACCACCTACCCGGCCGGCGCGCTGCTGGCCGCCAGGTACGACGACTACCTCGCCGGTTCACGCGAGCTCATCACACTGTTCCTGCCCGACGAGCACACGTCACTCGAGCAGTACTCGTGGACGCGGAACCACCTGCTGATGGTGACGCTCTCCGACGTCCAGTCCCACGTGTACGTCGCCACCCCGGGAGAGAACGGTTGGGAGACACGCCCGCTCGAGGGACTGCCCGAGCTGACGTCCACCGAGATCATCGACACCGATCCGCGTGAGAGCGACGACTTCTTCCTCAACTCCAGCGGCTACCTCACCCCCGCCACCCTGTTCTCCGGGACGGTCGGCGGTCCGCTCGAGGGGCTGAAGTCGGCGCCCGCGTTCTTCGACACGACCGGCCTCGCCGTCGCGCAACACTTCGCCGAGTCCGTCGACGGCACCCGCGTCCCGTACTTCGTGGTGCGACGCGAGGGCGTCCCGGCCGGACCGACGCTGCTGTACGGCTACGGCGGATTCGAGAACTCGCTCACCCCCGGCTACAGCGGCATCAACGGCACGGCGTGGCTGCAGCGCGGCGGCACCTACGTGGTGGCGAACATCCGCGGCGGCGGCGAGTACGGGCCGCAGTGGCACACCCAGGCCGTGCGCGAGGGCCGGCACAAGGTCCACGAGGACTTCGCCGCCGTCGCCCGGGACCTCGTCGCCCGCGGCATCACCACCCCGGCACAGCTCGGCGCGCAGGGCGGCAGCAACGGCGGCCTGCTGATGGGCATCATGCTCACCAAGTACCCGGACCTGTTCGGCGCCATCGTCTGCCAGGTGCCGCTGCTCGACATGAAGCGCTACCACCTGCTGCTCGCCGGGGCGTCGTGGATGGCCGAGTACGGCGACCCGGACAACCCCGACGACTGGGCGTTCATCTCCGAGTACTCGCCGTACCAGAACACCGACGCCGAGGCGGCATACCCGCCGATCCTCATCGCCACCTCCACCCGGGACGATCGCGTCCATCCCGGGCACGCCCGCAAGATGACGGCTCGCCTGGAGCAGGAGGGCCACACCGTCCACTACTACGAGAACATCGAGGGGGGCCACGGCGGTGCGGCCGACAACGCGCAGGCCGCGTTCAAGTCGGCTCTCACCTACACGTTCCTGTGGGATCAGCTGGCTCGATGA
- a CDS encoding alpha/beta hydrolase translates to MTSHATTRPSLRRLGVSALVTATTVGALLSAAPIAAAGGIANSAAAQTAPASPDGAYITRVENITDRWVRVFVYSPAMGAEQEVQVLLPRDTSVPRPTLYMLDGRSAAPGMSNWTTQGGAVEFFEDKPVNVVMTTGGRASYFTDWDRPDPTLGNYKWETFLTKELPPLIEQRFDGNGIQSIAGLSMGAQSAMMLVMRSPGLYRGVAAYSGCYETTGELGQAQMNVVVSSYGGNIENMWGPSTDPQWAEHDVLLGAEKLRGTAMYISTATGLPGPNENLNNPDLVPLVTQGGPIEAVTNFCTHQLDDRLRSLGIPATFVYNPVGVHTWAYWRAELPKSWPTLAASLGV, encoded by the coding sequence ATGACATCCCACGCGACCACACGCCCGTCGCTGCGCCGTCTGGGAGTGAGCGCCCTCGTCACCGCCACCACGGTGGGCGCGCTGCTGAGTGCCGCACCGATCGCGGCGGCGGGAGGCATCGCGAACTCGGCTGCGGCGCAGACGGCTCCTGCCTCGCCCGACGGCGCCTACATCACCCGCGTGGAGAACATCACCGACCGGTGGGTGCGCGTGTTCGTGTACTCCCCGGCGATGGGGGCGGAGCAGGAGGTGCAGGTGCTGCTGCCCCGCGACACCTCCGTGCCCCGCCCCACGCTGTACATGCTCGACGGCCGCTCGGCGGCGCCGGGCATGAGCAACTGGACCACCCAGGGCGGCGCCGTCGAGTTCTTCGAGGACAAGCCGGTCAACGTCGTCATGACCACCGGCGGCCGTGCCAGTTACTTCACCGACTGGGACCGGCCCGACCCGACGCTCGGCAACTACAAGTGGGAGACGTTCCTGACCAAGGAACTTCCCCCGCTGATCGAACAGCGCTTCGACGGCAACGGCATCCAGTCCATCGCCGGCCTGTCGATGGGCGCGCAGTCGGCGATGATGCTCGTGATGCGCTCGCCCGGCCTGTACCGCGGCGTGGCCGCCTACAGCGGCTGTTACGAGACGACCGGGGAGCTGGGCCAGGCCCAGATGAACGTGGTGGTGTCGAGCTACGGCGGCAACATCGAGAACATGTGGGGCCCGTCCACCGATCCGCAGTGGGCCGAGCACGACGTGCTCCTCGGCGCCGAAAAGCTACGCGGCACCGCGATGTACATCTCGACGGCCACCGGACTGCCCGGCCCCAACGAGAATCTGAACAACCCCGACCTCGTTCCGCTCGTCACCCAGGGTGGGCCGATCGAGGCCGTCACCAATTTCTGTACCCACCAACTCGACGACCGCTTGCGGTCGCTCGGCATTCCGGCGACCTTCGTCTACAACCCGGTGGGCGTCCACACGTGGGCGTACTGGCGTGCGGAGCTGCCCAAGTCGTGGCCGACGCTCGCCGCGTCCCTCGGCGTCTGA
- a CDS encoding PspC domain-containing protein: MTYSDSPRPFVRSRNQRMLSGVCGGVAEYFGVDVNLVRVAAVIGAFVSFGTVPLIYLAAWMLMPSE; this comes from the coding sequence ATGACCTACAGCGACTCGCCCCGACCGTTCGTCCGTTCCCGCAACCAGCGCATGCTCTCCGGAGTGTGCGGCGGCGTCGCCGAGTACTTCGGCGTCGACGTCAACCTCGTCCGCGTCGCGGCCGTCATCGGCGCGTTCGTCTCGTTCGGCACCGTCCCGCTGATCTACCTCGCGGCCTGGATGCTCATGCCCAGCGAGTGA
- a CDS encoding HAD-IIA family hydrolase produces MTRVEGVLYDIDGVLVTSWRPVPGAVEALDEMRRRGGVRGFLTNTTSRTCDAIASVLRAAGFDIRPEEIVTAVRLTTEYLRSTYPGARVMLLNHGDVRADMEGIQFDAVDPEVIVIGGAGPEFTHDALSRVLDLMVAGVPAVAMHRALMWSESDGLRLDTGAYLPGLEDASGSRIVSVGKPSLAGFLTAAELMGVDPAATVMVGDDFRGDVLPAQRVGMTGVLVRTGKFRQPILDLAVDRPDHVLDSVADLPGLLADRG; encoded by the coding sequence ATGACCCGGGTCGAGGGTGTGCTGTACGACATCGACGGGGTGCTGGTCACGTCGTGGCGGCCGGTCCCCGGGGCCGTGGAGGCGCTCGACGAGATGCGCCGCCGCGGGGGCGTGCGGGGGTTCCTGACCAACACGACATCCCGGACGTGCGACGCGATCGCGTCGGTGCTGAGGGCCGCGGGATTCGACATCCGGCCCGAGGAGATCGTCACCGCGGTGCGGCTCACCACCGAGTACCTGCGTTCGACGTATCCGGGCGCTCGGGTGATGCTGCTCAATCACGGCGACGTCCGCGCCGACATGGAGGGCATCCAGTTCGACGCCGTCGACCCCGAGGTGATCGTGATCGGGGGCGCGGGTCCGGAGTTCACGCACGACGCGCTCAGCCGGGTCCTGGACCTGATGGTGGCGGGGGTGCCGGCGGTCGCGATGCACCGGGCGTTGATGTGGTCGGAGTCCGACGGGTTGCGGCTGGACACGGGTGCGTATCTTCCGGGTCTCGAGGATGCGTCGGGTTCGCGAATCGTGTCGGTGGGCAAGCCGTCGCTCGCGGGGTTCCTCACGGCGGCCGAGTTGATGGGTGTCGATCCGGCGGCGACGGTGATGGTCGGCGACGACTTCCGCGGCGACGTGCTGCCGGCGCAGCGGGTGGGCATGACGGGGGTGCTGGTGCGGACGGGGAAGTTCCGTCAGCCCATCCTCGATCTCGCGGTGGACCGGCCCGATCACGTGCTCGATTCGGTGGCCGATCTGCCCGGGTTGTTGGCCGATCGAGGGTGA
- a CDS encoding alpha/beta hydrolase — MAMPLAIALLGRRRPSADDIRREIAALQAKPKSFAPPASLRRTLDVTATTSMAGWPVFTVTPRGVTPSSRVLYLHGGAYIREITRHHWKLVGQLASAGAAVTVPIYPVAPRGTASHLVAASADLAERLATRGEPLVVAGDSAGGGLALAVALALRDRGITSPAHTALISPWLDATGSHPEIREIAPRDPWQHPDSLTVAADAYRGELDREHPWVSPLNGDLTGLGPITLFTGTRDILNVDARRFRPLASAAGVSLDLHEEPEMIHVYPLLPIPEGKKARTILCGLLAD, encoded by the coding sequence ATGGCCATGCCGTTGGCGATCGCACTGCTGGGCCGACGCCGACCGAGCGCCGACGACATCCGCCGGGAGATCGCGGCGCTGCAGGCCAAGCCCAAGTCGTTCGCGCCGCCGGCGTCGCTCAGGCGCACACTCGACGTCACCGCCACCACTTCGATGGCGGGCTGGCCGGTGTTCACGGTGACCCCGCGCGGGGTGACGCCGTCGTCGCGCGTGCTGTATCTGCACGGCGGCGCCTACATCCGGGAGATCACCCGGCATCACTGGAAGTTGGTGGGACAGTTGGCGTCCGCGGGTGCGGCGGTGACGGTGCCGATCTATCCGGTGGCGCCGCGCGGGACGGCGTCGCACTTGGTGGCGGCGTCGGCCGACCTCGCCGAACGGTTGGCGACGCGCGGCGAACCACTGGTGGTCGCGGGTGACTCCGCGGGCGGCGGGCTGGCCCTGGCTGTCGCGCTCGCGCTCCGCGATCGCGGTATCACCTCCCCAGCGCACACCGCGCTGATCTCGCCGTGGCTCGACGCGACCGGGTCGCACCCGGAGATCCGCGAGATCGCCCCGCGTGATCCGTGGCAGCATCCGGACAGCCTCACGGTGGCCGCGGACGCCTACCGCGGCGAGCTGGATCGGGAGCACCCGTGGGTGAGCCCGCTCAACGGCGATCTCACCGGGCTCGGCCCGATCACCCTGTTCACCGGCACCCGCGACATCCTCAACGTCGACGCCCGCCGCTTCCGGCCGCTGGCATCCGCGGCCGGGGTGTCACTCGACCTCCACGAGGAGCCCGAGATGATCCACGTCTACCCGCTGCTCCCGATCCCGGAAGGCAAGAAAGCCCGCACAATCCTGTGCGGGCTTCTTGCGGACTAG
- the groL gene encoding chaperonin GroEL (60 kDa chaperone family; promotes refolding of misfolded polypeptides especially under stressful conditions; forms two stacked rings of heptamers to form a barrel-shaped 14mer; ends can be capped by GroES; misfolded proteins enter the barrel where they are refolded when GroES binds): MAKIIAFDEEARRGLERGLNSLADAVKVTLGPKGRNVVLEKKWGAPTITNDGVSIAKEIELEDPYEKIGAELVKEVAKKTDDVAGDGTTTATVLAQALVREGLRNVAAGANPLGLKRGIEKAVEAVTAKLLDTAKEVETKEQIAATAGISAGDSTIGELIAEAMDKVGKEGVITVEESNSFGLQLELTEGMRFDKGYISLYFATDAERQEAVLEDPYILLVSSKISTVKDLLPLLEKVIQAGKPLLIIAEDVEGEALSTLVVNKIRGTFKSVAVKAPGFGDRRKAQLADIAILTGGEVVSEEVGLSLETAGIELLGRARKVVVTKDETTIVEGAGDADAIAGRVNQIRAEIEASDSDYDREKLQERLAKLAGGVAVIKAGAATEVELKERKHRIEDAVRNAKAAVEEGIVAGGGVALLQSAPVLDDLKLEGDEATGANIVKVALEAPLKQIAFNAGLEPGVVAEKVRNLPAGSGLNAATGEYEDLLVAGINDPVKVTRSALQNAASIAALFLTTEAVVADKPEKAAAPMGDPTGGMGGMDF; this comes from the coding sequence ATGGCCAAGATCATCGCGTTCGACGAAGAGGCACGTCGCGGCCTCGAGCGTGGCCTGAACAGCCTCGCCGACGCCGTCAAGGTGACGCTGGGACCCAAGGGTCGCAACGTCGTGCTGGAGAAGAAGTGGGGCGCCCCCACGATCACCAACGACGGTGTTTCCATCGCCAAGGAGATCGAGCTCGAGGACCCCTACGAGAAGATCGGCGCCGAGCTGGTCAAGGAGGTCGCCAAGAAGACCGACGACGTCGCTGGCGACGGCACCACCACCGCCACCGTCCTCGCTCAGGCGCTCGTCCGTGAGGGCCTGCGCAACGTCGCTGCCGGCGCCAACCCGCTGGGTCTGAAGCGCGGCATCGAGAAGGCCGTCGAGGCCGTCACCGCCAAGCTGCTCGACACCGCCAAGGAGGTCGAGACCAAGGAGCAGATCGCTGCCACCGCCGGTATCTCGGCTGGCGACTCCACCATCGGTGAGCTCATCGCCGAGGCCATGGACAAGGTCGGCAAGGAAGGCGTCATCACCGTCGAGGAGTCCAACTCCTTCGGCCTGCAGCTCGAGCTCACCGAGGGTATGCGCTTCGACAAGGGCTACATCTCGCTGTACTTCGCGACCGACGCCGAGCGTCAGGAAGCGGTCCTCGAGGATCCGTACATCCTGCTGGTCAGCTCCAAGATCTCGACGGTCAAGGACCTGCTGCCGCTGCTGGAGAAGGTCATCCAGGCCGGCAAGCCGCTGCTGATCATCGCCGAGGACGTCGAGGGCGAGGCCCTCTCGACCCTGGTCGTCAACAAGATCCGTGGCACCTTCAAGTCCGTCGCCGTCAAGGCTCCGGGCTTCGGTGACCGCCGCAAGGCGCAGCTCGCCGACATCGCCATCCTCACCGGTGGCGAGGTCGTCAGCGAAGAGGTCGGCCTGTCCCTGGAGACCGCCGGCATCGAGCTGCTGGGTCGCGCCCGCAAGGTCGTCGTCACCAAGGACGAGACCACCATCGTCGAGGGTGCCGGCGACGCCGACGCCATCGCCGGTCGCGTCAACCAGATCCGCGCCGAGATCGAGGCGTCGGATTCGGACTACGACCGTGAGAAGCTGCAGGAGCGCCTGGCCAAGCTGGCCGGTGGCGTCGCCGTCATCAAGGCCGGCGCTGCGACCGAGGTCGAGCTCAAGGAGCGCAAGCACCGCATCGAGGACGCCGTCCGCAACGCGAAGGCTGCCGTCGAGGAGGGCATCGTCGCCGGTGGTGGCGTGGCTCTGCTGCAGTCCGCTCCGGTCCTGGACGACCTGAAGCTGGAGGGCGACGAGGCCACCGGTGCCAACATCGTCAAGGTTGCCCTCGAGGCTCCGCTCAAGCAGATCGCGTTCAACGCCGGCCTCGAGCCCGGCGTCGTCGCGGAGAAGGTCCGCAACCTGCCCGCCGGCAGCGGCCTGAACGCCGCCACCGGTGAGTACGAGGACCTGCTGGTCGCGGGCATCAACGACCCGGTCAAGGTCACCCGCTCGGCGCTGCAGAACGCTGCGTCCATCGCGGCTCTGTTCCTGACCACCGAGGCTGTCGTCGCCGACAAGCCGGAGAAGGCCGCTGCTCCGATGGGCGACCCGACCGGTGGCATGGGCGGCATGGACTTCTGA
- a CDS encoding phosphatidylserine decarboxylase translates to MARRPTPPGTPQPTGVGHVIGLVKAAVPPLHPAGLPFVLTPLAVAALGRNRKWVRRAGLASAAACATFFRHPHRVPPNRPGVVVAPADGEVALVDTAVPPAELGMGDQPLPRVSIFLSVLDVHVQRVPVAGLVRKVVHQPGQFLSADLADASEVNERNSMLIETNDGREVAVVQIAGLLARRIVCDAKEGDKLTIGDTYGLIRFGSRVDTYFPAGTSLLVERGQRTIGAETVLAQLP, encoded by the coding sequence GTGGCACGCCGACCGACACCCCCTGGTACCCCCCAGCCCACCGGCGTCGGCCACGTCATCGGCCTCGTCAAGGCTGCCGTCCCGCCGCTACACCCCGCGGGTCTGCCGTTCGTGCTGACCCCGCTCGCGGTCGCGGCGCTGGGACGCAACCGCAAGTGGGTGCGCCGGGCCGGGCTCGCCTCCGCCGCCGCCTGCGCGACGTTCTTCCGTCACCCGCACCGGGTTCCGCCGAACCGCCCCGGTGTCGTCGTCGCGCCCGCCGACGGTGAGGTCGCGCTCGTCGACACCGCCGTCCCGCCCGCCGAACTCGGCATGGGCGACCAGCCGCTGCCGCGCGTGAGCATCTTCCTGTCGGTGCTCGACGTCCACGTCCAGCGCGTCCCGGTCGCCGGGCTGGTCAGGAAGGTCGTCCACCAGCCGGGACAGTTCCTGTCGGCCGACCTCGCCGACGCCAGCGAGGTCAACGAACGCAACAGCATGCTCATCGAGACCAACGACGGCCGCGAGGTGGCCGTCGTGCAGATCGCAGGCCTGCTCGCGCGCCGCATCGTGTGCGACGCCAAGGAGGGCGACAAGCTCACCATCGGCGACACCTACGGCCTCATCCGCTTCGGTTCCCGGGTCGACACGTACTTCCCGGCCGGCACCTCGCTGCTCGTCGAGCGCGGCCAACGCACCATCGGTGCCGAGACCGTCCTCGCACAGCTACCGTGA
- a CDS encoding DUF6764 family protein: MSTISRMRAISSLGRRMTRTAMVAAAGIGVAAGVSLFGAGAASAAPVMCVSPTAPNDIQISEYASCGAQAFEQGVSRSAATDSGTAVSVAEGFGSSNSLATGFGTALSASRGNGQSLALAIGGGIAHSWADDGYATFAIAGWGSGATAEKGGVDCMGPLSFAWNLKTGQTCLG; the protein is encoded by the coding sequence ATGTCGACTATTTCCCGTATGCGTGCTATCTCGAGCCTCGGTCGACGGATGACACGGACTGCGATGGTTGCGGCGGCGGGAATTGGTGTGGCAGCTGGGGTTTCGCTGTTCGGTGCGGGCGCCGCGTCGGCCGCACCGGTGATGTGCGTGTCGCCGACTGCGCCCAACGACATCCAGATCTCGGAGTACGCGAGCTGTGGTGCGCAGGCCTTCGAGCAGGGTGTGTCGCGGTCCGCCGCAACCGACAGTGGCACGGCCGTGTCGGTCGCGGAGGGCTTCGGCTCGTCCAACAGCCTCGCGACCGGTTTCGGCACGGCACTGAGCGCGTCGCGCGGCAACGGTCAGTCGCTCGCGCTGGCGATCGGTGGCGGCATCGCGCACTCGTGGGCCGACGACGGCTACGCGACGTTCGCGATCGCGGGCTGGGGTTCGGGTGCGACGGCCGAGAAGGGCGGCGTCGACTGCATGGGTCCGCTGTCGTTCGCGTGGAATCTGAAGACCGGCCAGACCTGCCTCGGCTAG
- a CDS encoding SRPBCC family protein, producing MTNTLEASIEIAATPQDVWTIVSDLKRMGEWSPQCRKMRVSGEVREGTKTFNLNRKGLLVWPTTSKVIRFEPNKAIAFRINENRSIWSYTLEPTETGTRVVERREAPTGTSQLSQFLIKTVLGGADAFETEMIAGMNATLARIKNEAEALVVGRR from the coding sequence GTGACCAACACCCTCGAAGCCAGCATCGAGATCGCAGCCACCCCGCAGGACGTGTGGACGATCGTGTCCGACCTGAAGCGGATGGGCGAGTGGAGCCCGCAGTGCCGCAAGATGCGCGTCTCCGGTGAGGTCCGGGAGGGCACCAAGACCTTCAACCTCAACCGCAAGGGCCTGCTGGTGTGGCCCACCACGTCGAAGGTCATCCGATTCGAACCGAACAAGGCGATCGCGTTCCGCATCAACGAGAACCGCTCCATCTGGTCGTACACGCTCGAGCCGACCGAGACCGGCACCCGCGTCGTCGAACGCCGCGAAGCCCCCACCGGAACCAGTCAGCTGTCGCAGTTCCTGATCAAGACCGTCCTCGGCGGCGCCGACGCCTTCGAGACCGAGATGATCGCCGGCATGAACGCCACCCTCGCGCGCATCAAGAACGAGGCCGAGGCACTCGTCGTCGGCCGCCGCTAG
- the lpdA gene encoding dihydrolipoyl dehydrogenase has product MTSHYDVVVLGAGPGGYVAAIRAAQLGLKTAIIEEKYWGGVCLNVGCIPSKALLRNAELAHIFHKEAKAFGMSGDVSFDFGAAFDRSRKVADGRVKGVHFLMKKNKITEYDGRGTFVDAKTISVALSAGGTDTVTFDNVIIATGSVTKLLPGTSLSENVVTYEEQILTRDLPGSIVIVGAGAIGMEFGYVLSNYGVDVTIVEFLDRALPNEDEDVSKEIAKHYKKLGVKIKTGAAVQSIVDNDSDVTVTIKDNKSGEIETVNVDKVMQSVGFAPRVEGYGLENTGVQLERGAIAIDERMRTNVPGIYAIGDVTAKLQLAHVAEAQGVVAAETIGGAETMELGDYRMMPRATFCQPQVASFGLTEAQAKAEGYDVKVATFPFTANGKAHGLNDPNGFVKLIADKKYGELLGGHLIGPDVSELLPELTLAQKWDLTVNELARNVHTHPTLSEALQEAIHGLAGHMINF; this is encoded by the coding sequence GTGACCTCACACTATGACGTCGTTGTCCTCGGAGCCGGTCCCGGTGGGTACGTCGCTGCTATCCGCGCGGCACAGCTGGGCCTCAAGACCGCCATCATCGAAGAGAAGTACTGGGGCGGTGTCTGCCTGAACGTGGGCTGCATCCCCTCGAAGGCGCTTCTCCGCAATGCCGAACTGGCACACATCTTCCACAAGGAGGCCAAGGCGTTCGGCATGTCGGGAGACGTGTCGTTCGACTTCGGCGCAGCCTTCGACCGCAGCCGCAAGGTGGCAGACGGTCGCGTCAAGGGCGTGCACTTCCTCATGAAGAAGAACAAGATCACCGAGTACGACGGTCGGGGCACGTTCGTCGATGCCAAGACCATCTCCGTCGCGCTCAGCGCGGGTGGCACCGACACGGTGACCTTCGACAACGTCATCATCGCGACCGGTTCCGTGACCAAGCTGCTGCCGGGCACCTCGCTCAGCGAGAACGTCGTCACCTACGAGGAGCAGATCCTCACCCGTGACCTGCCGGGCTCGATCGTCATCGTCGGCGCCGGCGCCATCGGCATGGAGTTCGGCTACGTCCTCTCCAACTACGGTGTCGACGTCACCATCGTCGAGTTCCTCGACCGTGCGCTCCCCAACGAGGACGAGGACGTCTCGAAGGAGATCGCCAAGCACTACAAGAAGCTCGGCGTCAAGATCAAGACCGGTGCGGCCGTCCAGTCGATCGTGGACAACGATTCCGACGTCACCGTCACGATCAAGGACAACAAGTCCGGCGAGATCGAGACGGTCAACGTCGACAAGGTCATGCAGTCCGTCGGCTTCGCGCCGCGCGTCGAGGGCTACGGCCTCGAGAACACCGGCGTCCAGCTCGAGCGTGGCGCCATCGCGATCGACGAGCGCATGCGCACCAACGTCCCGGGCATCTACGCGATCGGTGACGTCACCGCCAAGCTGCAGCTCGCGCACGTCGCCGAGGCGCAGGGCGTCGTCGCCGCCGAGACCATCGGTGGCGCCGAGACCATGGAACTGGGCGACTACCGGATGATGCCGCGCGCCACGTTCTGCCAGCCGCAGGTCGCGAGCTTCGGCCTCACCGAGGCGCAGGCCAAGGCCGAGGGCTACGACGTCAAGGTCGCCACCTTCCCGTTTACCGCGAACGGCAAGGCCCACGGCCTGAACGACCCCAACGGCTTCGTCAAGCTGATCGCCGACAAGAAGTACGGCGAGCTGCTCGGCGGCCACCTCATCGGTCCGGACGTCTCGGAGCTGCTGCCCGAGCTGACCCTGGCCCAGAAGTGGGATCTCACGGTCAACGAGCTCGCGCGCAATGTCCACACGCACCCGACGCTCAGTGAGGCGCTGCAGGAGGCCATCCACGGTCTCGCCGGCCACATGATCAACTTCTGA
- a CDS encoding alpha/beta hydrolase family protein, which yields METVPIQMPDGTTTPVRLFPGPEGAPVVVIVPGLGIPGAFYDRFANSIVGHGFCAATCELRGQGDSRPRPSGASTFGYQELVSVDLPAMFEVVRERFDASTPFLLGHSMGGQLGVMYAARIRGRLGGLVLVASGSPYYRGFPGPRSSGVLLGSTAMSITASVAGFWPGDRLDVGGFGRQSRVLISDWSRFARSGRIEPTGADIDYEERIGRLKLPVLSISIEGDDLAPRSASGNLLGKLSGSEVTTWHQPEALGHNGWIRTPDSTVDRIADWIHDHA from the coding sequence GTGGAGACCGTGCCGATCCAGATGCCCGACGGGACTACGACGCCGGTGCGGCTGTTCCCCGGACCGGAGGGCGCGCCGGTGGTGGTGATCGTCCCGGGGCTCGGGATTCCCGGCGCGTTCTACGACCGGTTCGCGAATTCGATTGTGGGGCATGGCTTCTGTGCGGCCACCTGCGAGCTGCGCGGGCAGGGGGACAGCCGTCCCCGGCCCAGTGGTGCGAGCACGTTCGGCTATCAGGAGTTGGTGTCGGTCGATCTGCCGGCGATGTTCGAGGTGGTGCGCGAGCGGTTCGACGCGAGCACCCCGTTCCTGTTGGGGCACAGCATGGGCGGACAGCTGGGGGTGATGTACGCGGCACGGATCCGGGGTCGGCTCGGTGGACTCGTCCTCGTGGCGTCCGGTTCGCCGTACTACCGAGGTTTTCCGGGACCGCGGTCGTCGGGCGTGCTGTTGGGTTCGACCGCGATGTCGATCACGGCGAGCGTCGCCGGGTTCTGGCCCGGAGATCGTCTGGACGTGGGCGGATTCGGCCGGCAGTCGAGGGTGTTGATCTCCGACTGGTCACGGTTCGCACGTAGCGGGCGCATCGAGCCGACTGGAGCCGATATCGACTACGAGGAACGCATCGGGCGGCTGAAGCTGCCGGTGCTGTCGATCTCGATCGAGGGCGACGACCTTGCGCCCCGCAGTGCGTCGGGTAACCTTCTGGGCAAGTTGTCCGGTTCGGAGGTGACGACGTGGCACCAACCGGAGGCGTTGGGGCACAACGGCTGGATCCGGACACCCGACAGCACGGTCGACCGGATCGCCGACTGGATTCACGACCACGCCTGA